A window of the Fusarium poae strain DAOMC 252244 chromosome 3, whole genome shotgun sequence genome harbors these coding sequences:
- a CDS encoding hypothetical protein (BUSCO:35233at5125), protein MATIDTSVAASIEIEQPQIPKSADFDIVETYRGLLVSDPDLTKPVAAIESLIALLNAQPSTTVFEILDTVKVHSDRLKASVSNPVPLSAGTDLFLQYLVSSLRQQDGSFDAVRQHLLRNGRLFAQRANAAREGIADAGWRLIREGQCILTHGASRSVVSILDRAAQNLGAGKFKVIYVREETRVEESDRVVRELRSKGIPVAEIAEASVAYVMGLLRQVNMVLVGAEAVTSNGGIISRMGTLQLSKLAAEANLPFYVACETHKFARKFVMDQRDIGFKQDILDFSVDAKSKDAVDAVDFTPPDLISKLITENGIKLPGYVFEQLLDIYGSLNG, encoded by the exons ATGGCAACTATCGATACATCAG TCGCTGCTTCCATCGAGATTGAACAACCTCAAATTCCCAAAAGCGCCGATTTCGA TATCGTAGAGACATACCGTGGACTTCTTGTCTCAGATCCCGATCTCACGAAACCCGTCGCTGCGATCGAATCTCTCATTGCCCTTCTAAACGCCCAACCTTCAACCACCGTCTTCGAGATCCTCGACACAGTCAAAGTCCACTCCGATCGCCTCAAGGCCTCCGTCTCGAACCCCGTGCCTCTCTCCGCCGGAACAGATCTTTTCCTTCAGTACCTCGTTTCTTCCCTCCGACAACAAGATGGTAGCTTCGACGCCGTGAGGCAGCATCTCCTCCGCAACGGACGCCTTTTTGCTCAGCGTGCTAACGCCGCGCGAGAGGGTATCGCAGATGCAGGATGGAGGCTGATTCGCGAAGGCCAGTGCATTCTTACACACGGCGCTTCGCGATCCGTTGTTAGTATTCTGGATCGCGCTGCTCAGAATCTTGGTGCTGGCAAGTTCAAGGTTATCTACGTGCGCGAGGAGACCCGTGTCGAGGAGAGTGATCGCGTGGTTCGTGAGCTTCGCTCAAAGGGAATCCCCGTCGCAGAGATCGCAGAAGCTTCAGTTGCGTATGTAATGGGTCTACTGCGCCAGGTCAACATGGTGCTTGTCGGTGCCGAGGCCGTCACATCCAACGGCGGTATTATCTCTCGCATGGGCACTCTACAGCTCTCCAAGTTGGCGGCTGAGGCCAACCTTCCTTTTTATGTTGCTTGCGAGACACACAAGTTTGCGCGCAAGTTTGTTATGGATCAACGGGATATTGGCTTCAAGCAGGATATTCTCGACTTTAGTGTCGATGCCAAGAGTAAGGATGCTGTCGACGCTGTTGACTTTACT CCCCCAGATTTAATCTCCAAGCTCATCACGGAGAATGGGATTAAGCTTCCCGGCTATGTTTTTGAGCAACTGCTCGATATCTACGGCAGTCTCAACGGTTGA
- the EGT1 gene encoding Ergothioneine biosynthesis protein 1 (BUSCO:4312at5125) has translation MPSLTASPAAAAAPPSVKQNGSIPSPSPPSIIDIRGEYVEMNLKDEIATCFNPEDGPRKLPTLLLYNEKGLQLFEDITYLDEYYLTNYEIEILKKNSAEIASQVPEGSMVIELGSGNLRKICLLLQAFEEAKKPIQYFALDLSLKELERTLAQVPDFKYVSCHGLLGTYDDGREWLKHPSLTSRSKCIIHLGSSIGNFTRDEAADFLGGFAEVLTPSDSMIVAVDSCSNPARVYHAYNDSKGITHQFILNGLENANEILGEDVFNPSEWKVIGEYVYDVEGGRHQAFLAPTRPTDVLGSRIMPHERVWIEQSLKYSEEEKTRLWKLAGLTETGCWSRGDEYGLHLLKKSSMPFSLIPSLYAAKPLPTVQDWKALWKAWDIVTKGMIADEELQEKPIKLRNACIFYLGHIPTFLDIQLTKTTGQPPTDPASYYSIFERGIDPDVDNPEHCHSHSEIPDEWPPVQEITLYQDRVRSRLQKLYQNGQDKIPREIGRAIWVGFEHELMHIETLLYMMLQSDKTLPPPHTVQPDFAKMAQQAYGARVPNQWFDVPEQTITLGMNDPEGGTDPSCHFGWDNEKPARQVNVHAFQAQGRPITNEEYAQYLYNSKIDRVPVSWSSVASNNQDGATNGHHTNGHSNGYTNGNGNGHHANHVPESFIEGKFVRTMYGLVPLKYALDWPVFASYDELVGCAAWMGGRIPTVEEAKSIYAHVDKQKKAEAERILSKTVPAVNGHLVNDGVEETPPSNSSASVKDSSSELFFDLTDANVGFRHWHPMPVTSRGNKLAGQAEMGGVWEWTSSVLERHEGFEPMSLYPLYTADFFDGKHNIVLGGSWATHPRIAGRASFVNWYQRNYPYAWVGARLVRDI, from the exons ATGCCTTCTCTTACGGCGTCTCCagctgctgccgctgctcCTCCGAGCGTAAAGCAGAATGGCAGCATTCCGTCGCCCTCTCCACCTAGTATTATTGATATTCGTGGTGAATATGTCGAGATGAACTTGAAGGATGAGATTGCCACTTGCTTTAACCCTGAAGATGGTCCGAGGAAGCTTCCCACGCTTCTTCTGTACAACGAGAAAGGGCTACAGTTATTCGAGGAC atcacatatctGGATGAGTATTACTTGACAAACTACGAAATTGAGATCTTGAAAAAGAACTCGGCAGAAATTGCCAGCCAGGTTCCTGAGGGATCTATGGTGATCGAGTTGGGAAGCGG AAACCTCCGCAAGATCTGCTTGCTTCTGCAAGCCTTTGAAGAGGCCAAAAAACCTATCCAATACTTTGCCCTGGATCTGTCTCTCAAAGAACTTGAGCGTACTCTGGCCCAGGTACCAGACTTCAAATACGTCTCCTGTCATGGCCTTTTGGGGACATATGACGATGGAAGGGAGTGGCTCAAGCATCCTTCTCTTACGAGCCGTTCAAAGTGCATCATTCATCTCGGCTCTAGTATCG GAAACTTCACGCGAGATGAGGCAGCTGATTTCTTGGGAGGGTTCGCAGAAGTCCTCACGCCGTCCGATTCTATGATCGTTGCGGTTGACTCTTGCAGTAACCCAGCCAGGGTTTA CCATGCATACAACG ATTCCAAGGGGATAACCCATCA ATTCATCCTGAATGGTCTTGAAAACGCCAATGAGATTCTTGGTGAAGATGTCTTTAACCCGAGCGAGTGGAAGGTCATTGGTGAGTACGTCTATGATGTTGAAGGCGGGAGGCATCAGGCATTTCTTGCTCCTACCCGGCCGACGGATGTTCTCGGATCGAGGATTATGCCTCATGAACGAGTATGGATCGAACAAAGTCTCAAGTATtccgaagaagaaaagacaagactCTGGAAGTTGGCAGGTCTGACCGAGACTGGCTGTTGGAGTCGGGGAGATGAATATG GCCTTCATCTTCTGAAGAAGTCGAGTATGCCGTTCAGTCTGATCCCATCTCTCTACGCCGCAAAGCCTTTACCAACAGTCCAAGACTGGAAGGCGCTTTGGAAAGCATGGGATATCGTGACAAAGGGCATGATTGCCGATGAAGAGCTCCAAGAGAAACCCATCAAGTTACGCAATGCATGCATCTTTTATCTCGGTCATATCCCAACCTTTCTCGACATTCAGTTGACCAAGACTACGGGTCAACCTCCGACCGACCCCGCGTCCTACTATTCCATCTTTGAGAGAGGAATAGATCCTGATGTGGACAACCCAGAGCATTGCCATTCTCATTCAGAGATCCCTGACGAATGGCCCCCCGTTCAAGAGATTACTCTGTACCAAGACAGGGTCAGATCTCGTCTGCAAAAGCTGTATCAGAATGGCCAGGACAAGATCCCTCGAGAGATTGGTCGGGCCATCTGGGTTGGCTTTGAACATGAGCTGATGCATATTGAGACCTTGCTTTACATGATGCTCCAAAGCGACAAGACACTTCCTCCACCGCATACAGTTCAGCCCGACTTTGCGAAGATGGCTCAGCAAGCGTACGGGGCTAGAGTTCCGAACCAGTGGTTTGATGTTCCTGAGCAAACAATCACGTTGGGCATGAATGACCCTGAGGGTGGCACCGACCCTTCGTGTCACTTTGGCTG GGACAATGAAAAACCAGCACGCCAAGTGAACGTCCATGCCTTCCAAGCTCAAGGTCGACCTATCACCAATGAAGAG TATGCCCAATACTTGTACAACTCCAAGATTGATCGGGTCCCTGTCTCATGGTCTTCGGTCGCTTCCAACAATCAAGATGGGGCTACCAACGGTCACCACACTAACGGCCATTCAAATGGCTACACtaatggaaatggaaatggcCATCACGCAAACCATGTTCCTGAGTCATTCATCGAGGGCAAGTTTGTTAGAACTATGTATGGCTTAGTCCCTCTCAAGTACGCCCTTGACTGGCCTGTATTTGCTTCATACGACGAGCTTGTCGGCTGCGCTGCGTGGATGGGTGGTCGAATTCCTACCGTTGAGGAGGCCAAAAGCATTTATGCACATGTCGACAAGCAGAAGAAAGCCGAAGCTGAGCGTATCTTGTCCAAGACGGTTCCCGCGGTTAATGG ACACCTTGTCAACGATGGCGTAGAGGAAACCCCACCATCCAACTCTTCAGCTTCGGTCAAGGATAGCTCTTCTGAGCTATTCTTTGACCTGACCGACGCCAATGTCGGTTTCCGTCACTGGCATCCTATGCCAGTTACTTCTCGGGGCAACAAACTTGCTGGCCAAGCTGAAATGGGTGGCGTCTGGGAATGGACGAGCTCAGTTCTCGAACGACATGAAGGCTTTGAGCCAATGTCTCTGTATCCTTTGTATACGGCAGACTTTTTTGATGGCAAACACAACATTGTCTTGGGTGGTTCGTGGGCAACTCATCCACGCATCGCAGGACGGGCGAGTTTCGTGAACTGGTACCAAAGGAATTACCCTTACGCATGGGTAGGAGCCAGACTGGTACGGGATATTTAA
- a CDS encoding hypothetical protein (BUSCO:48445at5125), with protein sequence MELLDPATGTALPNDAIQRILFVANAVHVYNIPPLTSTKGYSASTWTAEPQRHIFTARLRVVETAYESASSTNQLKVDAVLEDASTGQLFAAAPYTAPGVVEPVLDSSRFFALTVRDPQGRKAILGIGFEERSEAFDLSIALQEARKALGWEGEQSKPAATKEQEEHKDYSLKEGETITVSFGGSKFGRRKQQDSSNSGSSGAGDLQSFALPPPPAGPSSSSGFSLPPPPSANDVKQQKQSAKDLGFDDGQFGEFA encoded by the coding sequence ATGGAGCTTCTCGATCCCGCAACGGGCACCGCCCTTCCAAACGACGCCATTCAGCGCATTCTCTTCGTTGCCAATGCCGTTCACGTCTACAACATTCCTCCCCTGACCTCAACAAAGGGATACTCCGCTAGCACATGGACTGCCGAACCCCAGCGTCATATCTTTACTGCCCGTCTACGCGTTGTCGAGACCGCCTACGAATCTGCCTCATCTACCAACCAGCTCAAAGTCGATGCCGTGCTAGAGGACGCATCAACAGGTCAGCTTTTTGCTGCGGCACCATACACCGCTCCCGGAGTCGTAGAGCCAGTTCTTGATAGCAGTCGCTTCTTCGCTCTGACGGTGCGCGATCCTCAGGGACGAAAGGCCATTCTGGGTATTGGGTTTGAAGAGAGGAGCGAGGCTTTTGATCTTAGCATTGCCCTACAGGAGGCAAGGAAGGCATTGGGTTGGGAGGGTGAACAGAGCAAGCCGGCTGCGACGAAAGAACAGGAGGAACACAAAGATTATAGTCTCAAAGAGGGCGAAACTATCACAGTGAGCTTTGGTGGATCAAAGTTTGGAAGGAGGAAACAGCAGGATAGTTCGAACTCAGGAAGTTCGGGAGCAGGAGATCTTCAGTCTTTCGCACTCCCGCCACCACCTGCTGGGCCAAGCTCTTCTAGCGGATTCTCATTACCACCTCCACCGAGTGCCAACGACGTAAAGCAGCAGAAGCAATCAGCTAAGGATCTTGGATTCGACGATGGTCAGTTTGGAGAGTTTGCTTAA